The genomic window AAAACTATTACCAGACAATCTATATTTTAAAGTTTTAACCAAAGTGGTAGTTTTACCACTATCCACTTGTACCGTAGGCACCGACCTAAACAAATCTCCATTCTTAACGAAGAATTTATCATCGCCTTTGTAGCCTTTCATGGTGCTAATTCCCGGAAAACTTATTTTATTAAACTCATTAGCATATTCGTAAACATTTACATCGGCTACATTTTTACGCACTAAGGTTTGTATGTAGATTTCTGGATTGCCGTCGTTGTCCAGATCCATATTCCAAGCATCGGTAATGATGCCTTCTCGTTCTACAGCAATAGATTTATAGTTTTGCTTAGTAGAATCAGACATTAAAATCAGAAAACCACCTACGCTATCTACGCCTTTTCCCCAACTCACTACTTCAAAATAATAGCCGGGTTTAATCTCTATACTTTTATAAAATGGAAATGGGTTTGGCGCTTTAGTTTCTACTATTTTTTGTTCAACTGCTAAAGGTTTGTCGCTATCAGAGCAAGCGCTTATAATGATAGCAACCGCCATTAGGGCAAATACTGATTTTAATATGTCCTTAAAAACCATGAGTTGTAAATATGAAATGCCAATTTATGTGTTTTAAGTGTTTTTACAAAATAGTGTAAAGCAATAATTTGTCAATTGCGAGCCCAATCAACCACAAAGACACAAAGAACACAAAGTTTTTTAATTTTATTACTCCGTGTGCTTTGTGTCTTTGCGGTTCTTATTTAATTTCTGCGCTGTTATTAAAAACAGTTTCGGCAACTACGCTACGTTTTCCGCTTGGGGTAATTACAATCGTTTTCAAAACTTTTTTCTTGCCTTGTGGTACATTTATTTTTATTGGCGATGTATATTCTGCGGCATTTTCCGACGGTCGGAAACCATCTAACGTGTAGAAAATTTTAGCACCAATGATTGGAGATTGCAAATTGATAACGTGATTTTCTCCAGTTACTTCTTTATTTGGTTGGCCAACAGCTGTAGGTACCCAAAAGTTAGTTCCTGTTTCATCTAATCTAGCTAAGTGCAATGCTAAACGTTCTTCGCTAAAATTCTTCAAGTCTTTCTTTTCCAATGGTGTCCAAGCAATTTCAGCTAAGGCAAAAACTCTAGGAAAAATCATATACTCAGCTTTTGCAGGCGTTTCAATGTATTCGGTCCATAAATTGGCTTGCACGCCTTTGATGTATTTTTTCTGCTCTGCAGTAAGTACCGCCGGAACTGGATCGTAATTATAAACTTTGGTGTAATGTGCAAAGCCTTTTCCATTTCTGCCTATGGTTAAAGGCTCGTCTTCGGCGGTAGACTGTTTGTGATCGAAATACAAACCATTGGTACTTGGCGTCATCAACACATCGTGGTTTTGCTGTGCCGCTTCTATACCACCCTTCTCGCCTCTCCAGCTCATTACGGTAGCGTTTGGTGCCAAACCACCTTCTAAAATCTCATCCCAACCAATGATAGAACGACCTTTACCATTCAAGCTTACTTTTCTATCCTTTGGATGAAATAACTTTGCAAACCATGCTCATCTTTCAAGCCTTTTTCTTTAATCAGCTGCTGGCAAAATTCAGATTCCTTCCAGTATTTTTTTGGTGCTTCATCGCCTCCAATGTGGATATATTTTGATGGAAAAATGGCGATTACTTCATCCAATACATTCTCCAAAAACTTAAAAGTATTTTCTGAAGGCACAAAAATATCATCAAACACACCCCACGTTTGCTGCACCTGTTTACCAGTTCTAGGGCCAGACCAGGGCCAATCGGCACCAATGTAAGTGTCCCTTTCTGGAAAAGCGCTTAATTCTGGATATGCCGCTATGGCTGCCGAACCGTGACCCGGCAATTCAATTTCTGGAATAACATTGATGTATTTTGAAGCGGCGTAGGCTACAATTTCTTTGGCCTCTTCTTGGGTGTAATAACCTTTGTAAACTTCATTATCAGTACCTCCAGAACCTGGATATACACCAATAATAGTCCCGTTTCTACTTGCGCCAACCTCGGTTAGTCTAGGATATTTTTTAATTTCAATTCTCCAGCCCTGATCTTCGGTTAAATGCCAATGAAAGTTATTTAACTTATAAGTTGCCATTACATCAATATATTTTTTGATGAAAGAAAGTGGAAAGAAATGACGACCAACATCTAAGTGCAAACCACGGTAAGTGAAACGGGGATAATCGTTAATTTCTACGTTTTGAATACTGTAAACACCTTTTACCCGCTCGTTAGGGAACATTTGTAGAAACGATTGCATAGCATAAAACAACCCTGCATTTTTGCCCTTTAGCATAACCCTGTTTCCGTTTACAGCTATTTGATAACCTTCGTTAGGCAATTTATTTTCAAAATCGTTATTTAAAATAATCGCTTTTTGTTTTGCCGTTAACGGCATTTTTGCAGAAACTATTTTTGCCGTAATTCCTTTTGACGACAAGAACGTTTTAAGTGCTTGTGCAACTTCTCTATCTGAAGGTAGCGCACATATAACAACATTATCATTCAATATAAAATAACCTGATGCTTTAACAACAGATACAGGTGCAGGTATAATACCCATGTTCGCATCTGTTTGAGCGCTCAGACTTGAAAAATAAAATGCTGCTACAGCCGTAAGAAACAACTTTTTCATTAATTTTTGGTTTAATTTAAGATTTGGTTTTTAAAGAAAGATAAGCACTTAACTTCTTTATTGGTCTACAAGATAAAACTTTTAAAGTTTAGCGAAAAGAAAAAAATCAAAACATAAAAAAACCTTTCTAAACTAAATTAGAAAGGTTTTAAAATATCATTTAACAAAATTTTACTTTGTATCAGCCTTTGCTGCTAAATATCTTTCTGCATCAAGAGCGGCCATACAGCCAGAACCTGCGGCAGTAACCGCTTGTCTGTAAATGCTATCTTGCACATCACCACAGGCAAAAACGCCTTCTACATTGGTTTTAGATGTACCCGGAACAGTTTGCAAATAACCTGTATCGTCCATATCTAACCAACCTTTAAAAATGTCTGTGTTAGGTTTATGGCCAATAGCTACGAAGAAACCTTCTATATCTAAAGTTTTAGCTTCTTCTGTTTTATGGTTGAAAACTTTAACGCCAGTTACATTTTTGCCATTGCCAATAATCTCGGTAGTTTGGGTATCGTAAAGCACTTCAATATTTTCGGTATTTAATACACGATGTACCATTGCTTTTGAAGCACGGAACTCGTCTCTACGCACTAACATATACACTTTTTTACAAAGTTTTGCTAAGTAGGTGGCTTCTTCGGCAGCGGTGTCGCCAGCACCTACAATAGCTACCGTTTGGCCTTTAAAGAAAAAACCATCACAAACGGCACAAGCCGAAACACCGAAACCGTTATATTGTTGCTCACTTGGTAAACCTAACCATTTAGCTTTAGCGCCAGTAGCTATAATTACCGTATCGGCCAAAATAGTTTTGCTTTCGTCAACCGTTACTTTATGAGGTAGCGAAGAAAAATCTACCGAACTTACATAACCAAAGCGAATTTGCGTACCAAAACGTTCTGCTTGGTTTTTAAAGTCTTCCATCATCTCAGGCCCCATAATTCCGTCAGGGTAACCTGGGAAATTATCTACATCGGTAGTTTGGGTTAGCTGACCGCCCATTTCCATACCGGTGTACATTACTGGTTTTAAATCGGCCCTTGCTGCATAAATTGCCGCTGTATAACCTGCTGGACCCGAGCCTATGATAAGGCACTCTATGTGCTCTAATTCTTCTTGTTGTGACATTGCGTGTATTTTGTGATGCAAATTTAAACTTTAACTAATAAAGCGCAACACTTGTGGAGAAAGATGAAATTGTGGAGATAATTATTGGAGTGGTTAGGGATTAGGAACTAGGGATTAGGAACTAGGGATTAGGAGTTAGGGATTAATTTAGGAATTTAATTGACCGAAAGCCAGTAGACAATTGTTTTATTGTAAAATTGCTTTATTGTTATTCTTGAAAATCTAATTTTAAAGGAAACCTCATTTTCACTGCAACTTTTTGATGGTTACATTCTCCTGGTATCCAAGTATCCATTTTAATAGTTTCTAAAGATTTCTCTTCTATGTTTAATTTAGTATTATTCATTCCGTATACCTGGAAATTTGAAATTTTTCCATCTGGCAAAACTATAAATTCTAAATTAACAGCTGTTAACATAGTATCTGCTGGAATTATTTGTGTTAAACGCGTAAAAGCACCAACTGTTCCATTTTTATAGAAAGGCATTTTATCAGCTTGCTCATAAATCATCATTTCTAAATCATTATTATAGATTCCAACACAGAGTTGATCTTTACTACGACAACCCAACAATAGGCCACTTAAAAGAAGAGCAATTAGATATTTCAACATTCAAGC from Pedobacter sp. SL55 includes these protein-coding regions:
- the trxB gene encoding thioredoxin-disulfide reductase, which produces MSQQEELEHIECLIIGSGPAGYTAAIYAARADLKPVMYTGMEMGGQLTQTTDVDNFPGYPDGIMGPEMMEDFKNQAERFGTQIRFGYVSSVDFSSLPHKVTVDESKTILADTVIIATGAKAKWLGLPSEQQYNGFGVSACAVCDGFFFKGQTVAIVGAGDTAAEEATYLAKLCKKVYMLVRRDEFRASKAMVHRVLNTENIEVLYDTQTTEIIGNGKNVTGVKVFNHKTEEAKTLDIEGFFVAIGHKPNTDIFKGWLDMDDTGYLQTVPGTSKTNVEGVFACGDVQDSIYRQAVTAAGSGCMAALDAERYLAAKADTK
- a CDS encoding family 20 glycosylhydrolase, with amino-acid sequence MNGKGRSIIGWDEILEGGLAPNATVMSWRGEKGGIEAAQQNHDVLMTPSTNGLYFDHKQSTAEDEPLTIGRNGKGFAHYTKVYNYDPVPAVLTAEQKKYIKGVQANLWTEYIETPAKAEYMIFPRVFALAEIAWTPLEKKDLKNFSEERLALHLARLDETGTNFWVPTAVGQPNKEVTGENHVINLQSPIIGAKIFYTLDGFRPSENAAEYTSPIKINVPQGKKKVLKTIVITPSGKRSVVAETVFNNSAEIK
- a CDS encoding beta-N-acetylhexosaminidase, with the protein product MKKLFLTAVAAFYFSSLSAQTDANMGIIPAPVSVVKASGYFILNDNVVICALPSDREVAQALKTFLSSKGITAKIVSAKMPLTAKQKAIILNNDFENKLPNEGYQIAVNGNRVMLKGKNAGLFYAMQSFLQMFPNERVKGVYSIQNVEINDYPRFTYRGLHLDVGRHFFPLSFIKKYIDVMATYKLNNFHWHLTEDQGWRIEIKKYPRLTEVGASRNGTIIGVYPGSGGTDNEVYKGYYTQEEAKEIVAYAASKYINVIPEIELPGHGSAAIAAYPELSAFPERDTYIGADWPWSGPRTGKQVQQTWGVFDDIFVPSENTFKFLENVLDEVIAIFPSKYIHIGGDEAPKKYWKESEFCQQLIKEKGLKDEHGLQSYFIQRIEK